One window of Dechloromonas sp. ZY10 genomic DNA carries:
- a CDS encoding ferredoxin yields the protein MKAERDADNIVKPKIRDYSRQVLICTGPRCTENGEGEALFNALQAKFRAAGLGVDAGPARVKRTRTGCVAACQGGPIVAVQPDGVWYYNVTDANMDRIIEQHLKGGEIVEDLVFHRNGEGDPC from the coding sequence TTGAAGGCTGAACGCGACGCGGACAACATCGTCAAGCCCAAAATTCGTGACTACAGCCGGCAGGTGCTGATCTGCACCGGCCCGCGCTGTACTGAGAACGGCGAGGGCGAAGCCCTGTTCAATGCGCTGCAGGCCAAGTTCCGTGCCGCCGGCCTCGGCGTTGATGCCGGCCCGGCGCGGGTCAAGCGCACCCGCACCGGCTGCGTCGCCGCCTGTCAGGGCGGGCCGATTGTTGCCGTGCAGCCGGACGGCGTGTGGTACTACAACGTTACCGACGCCAACATGGACCGCATCATCGAGCAGCACCTCAAGGGCGGCGAGATCGTCGAAGACCTGGTCTTCCACCGCAACGGCGAGGGCGATCCATGCTGA
- a CDS encoding cobalamin biosynthesis protein, giving the protein MNLALGLGCDRNTPAATIQQVIDEALAQAGATLAEVRAVASIDLKADEVGLAEVAAANGWTIRFYPAAELATVDVPNPSETVRKYTGTPSVSEAAAILVAGADQSQLLIEKHKLRGPDGRNATVSIVRMPG; this is encoded by the coding sequence ATGAACCTCGCTCTCGGCCTCGGCTGTGACCGTAACACCCCGGCGGCGACGATCCAGCAAGTGATTGACGAAGCGCTGGCGCAGGCCGGGGCGACGCTGGCCGAGGTGCGGGCGGTGGCTTCGATCGACCTCAAGGCCGATGAGGTCGGCCTGGCCGAAGTCGCTGCGGCCAACGGCTGGACCATCCGTTTTTACCCGGCGGCCGAGCTGGCCACGGTCGACGTGCCGAATCCGTCGGAAACCGTGCGCAAGTACACCGGGACGCCGTCGGTTTCGGAAGCGGCGGCGATTCTCGTCGCCGGCGCCGACCAAAGCCAACTGCTCATTGAAAAACACAAGCTGCGCGGCCCGGATGGGCGGAATGCGACCGTTTCCATCGTTCGCATGCCCGGCTGA
- a CDS encoding precorrin-8X methylmutase produces MTINTASNTATEQLTAAGRAIEHESFAVIDAEAGPHDYTDEQWPLVRRMIHANADFEFNGLTVFHPEAMTAGMNAVLKGNTPIVADVEMICVGLSKPRLAHFGLSTHHYISDADVIEQAKAENTTRAVQAMRKAQREGKLDGAIVGIGNAPTALIELVRLIKEEGVRPALVVAMPVGFVSAAESKDLMMTVNEVPWVAIKGRKGGSTLVVAAIHAMLSLAEAEQKKAA; encoded by the coding sequence ATGACCATCAACACCGCCAGCAATACCGCCACCGAACAGCTGACCGCCGCCGGTCGCGCCATCGAGCATGAGTCCTTCGCCGTGATCGACGCCGAAGCCGGCCCGCACGATTACACCGACGAGCAATGGCCGCTGGTCCGCCGGATGATCCACGCCAACGCCGATTTCGAATTCAACGGCCTGACCGTCTTCCACCCGGAGGCGATGACCGCCGGCATGAACGCGGTGCTCAAGGGCAATACGCCGATCGTCGCCGACGTCGAAATGATCTGCGTCGGCCTCTCGAAGCCGCGTCTGGCCCACTTCGGCCTGAGCACCCATCACTATATTTCTGACGCCGATGTGATCGAGCAGGCCAAGGCCGAGAACACCACCCGCGCCGTGCAGGCGATGCGCAAGGCGCAGCGCGAAGGCAAGCTCGACGGCGCCATCGTCGGCATCGGCAACGCGCCGACCGCGCTGATCGAACTGGTTCGCCTGATCAAGGAAGAGGGCGTGCGCCCGGCGCTGGTCGTGGCGATGCCGGTCGGCTTCGTCTCCGCCGCCGAATCCAAGGACCTGATGATGACCGTCAATGAAGTGCCGTGGGTTGCGATCAAGGGCCGCAAGGGCGGTTCGACGCTGGTCGTCGCCGCGATCCACGCGATGCTGTCGCTGGCCGAAGCCGAGCAGAAAAAGGCGGCATGA
- the cobJ gene encoding precorrin-3B C(17)-methyltransferase, whose product MNAPETIVKTGKIMLVGLGPGSNDHLTGRARAAIAEADTIIGYVTYIRLVADLVEGKEVIKKSMTEELDRAIEALDRARQGKKVALISSGDAGVYGMAGPTFEVLFQAGWTPDSEIEVEIVPGASALNTCAALVGAPLTHDFCAISLSDLLTPWPTIARRLDAVAYADFVVALYNPKSGRRTQQIVEAQRIFLRHRDPQTPVAIVKSGYRPKQRIELTTLDKMNEADIGMLSTVLIGNSNTFIKHGLMVTPRGYANKYAVEEGERNTKDGEQAGRSLSTGLNGWMAAIQASGKSAAELAAEYRLPEDYIAAVLQAELPPEGEENEIEG is encoded by the coding sequence ATGAACGCACCTGAAACCATTGTTAAAACCGGCAAGATTATGCTCGTCGGCCTCGGCCCGGGCAGCAACGATCACCTGACCGGCCGCGCCCGGGCAGCGATTGCCGAGGCCGACACGATCATCGGCTACGTCACCTACATCCGCCTGGTCGCCGACCTGGTCGAAGGCAAGGAAGTCATCAAGAAGTCGATGACCGAGGAACTCGACCGCGCCATTGAGGCGCTCGACCGCGCCCGCCAGGGCAAGAAGGTGGCGCTGATTTCGTCCGGCGATGCCGGGGTGTACGGGATGGCCGGGCCGACCTTCGAGGTCTTGTTCCAGGCCGGGTGGACGCCGGATTCGGAGATCGAGGTCGAGATCGTGCCCGGCGCTTCGGCGCTCAACACCTGCGCCGCGCTGGTCGGCGCGCCGTTGACCCACGATTTCTGCGCGATTTCGCTGTCCGACCTGCTGACGCCGTGGCCGACCATCGCCCGTCGTCTCGACGCGGTGGCCTACGCCGATTTCGTGGTTGCGCTGTACAACCCCAAGAGCGGCCGCCGCACCCAGCAGATCGTCGAGGCCCAGCGCATCTTCCTGCGTCACCGCGACCCGCAGACCCCGGTCGCCATCGTCAAGTCCGGCTATCGCCCCAAGCAGCGGATCGAACTGACCACGCTGGACAAGATGAACGAGGCCGACATCGGCATGCTGTCCACGGTGCTGATCGGCAATTCCAACACCTTCATCAAGCACGGCCTGATGGTCACCCCGCGCGGCTACGCCAACAAGTACGCGGTGGAAGAGGGCGAGCGCAACACCAAGGACGGCGAACAGGCCGGCCGTTCGCTGTCCACCGGCCTCAATGGCTGGATGGCCGCAATCCAGGCCAGCGGCAAGAGCGCCGCCGAACTGGCTGCCGAATACCGCCTGCCGGAAGACTACATTGCCGCCGTGCTGCAGGCCGAACTGCCGCCGGAAGGCGAGGAGAACGAGATTGAAGGCTGA
- the cobA gene encoding uroporphyrinogen-III C-methyltransferase translates to MLSTGSAFPAGCVSLIGAGPGDPELLTLKAYHRLQQAEVLLYDNLVSPQILEFVPSTVERIFVGKMPGNHTLSQDEIGPLMLEKARSGKRVVRLKGGDPFVFGRGGEEMEVLLAAGVGVEIVPGITAALGAAAAFGFPLTHRDHAQSCLFVTGHLKDHSVDLNWPGLAQPNQTLAIYMGITGVDTISRELQAHGLPGDTPAVLVYKATWPEQKLHHATLATLPQVVREQAIKSPTLLVIGSVVSLAGK, encoded by the coding sequence ATGCTGAGCACCGGCAGTGCTTTCCCCGCCGGTTGCGTGTCGCTGATCGGCGCCGGGCCCGGCGACCCGGAACTGCTGACGCTCAAGGCCTACCACCGGCTGCAGCAGGCCGAAGTGCTGCTCTACGACAACCTGGTCAGCCCGCAAATTCTCGAATTCGTGCCGTCGACCGTGGAACGCATCTTCGTCGGCAAAATGCCCGGCAACCACACCCTGTCGCAGGACGAAATCGGCCCGTTGATGCTGGAAAAGGCCCGTAGCGGCAAGCGCGTGGTCCGTCTCAAGGGCGGCGATCCCTTCGTCTTCGGGCGCGGCGGCGAAGAAATGGAAGTCCTGCTCGCCGCCGGCGTCGGCGTCGAAATCGTCCCCGGCATCACCGCCGCGCTCGGCGCCGCCGCCGCCTTCGGCTTCCCTCTGACCCACCGCGATCACGCGCAAAGCTGCCTGTTCGTCACCGGCCACCTCAAGGACCACAGCGTGGACCTCAACTGGCCCGGCCTGGCCCAGCCCAACCAGACCCTGGCGATCTACATGGGGATTACCGGCGTCGACACCATCTCGCGCGAACTGCAGGCCCACGGCCTGCCTGGCGACACCCCGGCGGTGCTGGTGTACAAGGCCACCTGGCCGGAACAAAAGCTGCACCACGCGACCCTGGCGACCCTGCCGCAGGTCGTCCGCGAGCAGGCAATCAAATCGCCGACCTTGCTGGTGATCGGCAGCGTGGTGAGTCTGGCCGGCAAGTAA
- a CDS encoding GNAT family N-acetyltransferase, with amino-acid sequence MIQLETSRLRLRHWRDQDFAPFAALNADPQVMAYFPAPLDQAASEALAVHCQSLIAAQGWGFWAAELKAGCEFIGFVGLHRPIAELPFSPCVEIGWRLARPFWGQGYASEAAGAALEFAFDTLALDEVVAFTSLDNRRSQAVMERLGMRRAENFQHPALAVGHRLREHCLYRLARSAWQNA; translated from the coding sequence GTGATCCAGCTGGAAACCTCGCGCCTGCGTCTGCGCCACTGGCGCGATCAGGACTTTGCTCCTTTTGCTGCGCTCAATGCCGATCCGCAGGTAATGGCGTATTTTCCCGCACCTCTCGATCAAGCCGCGAGCGAGGCCTTGGCCGTACACTGCCAAAGCCTGATCGCAGCACAGGGCTGGGGATTTTGGGCTGCCGAACTCAAAGCCGGCTGCGAATTCATCGGTTTTGTCGGTTTGCACCGGCCAATAGCCGAACTGCCGTTCTCACCCTGCGTCGAAATCGGCTGGCGCCTGGCCCGGCCATTTTGGGGGCAGGGCTACGCCAGCGAGGCCGCAGGGGCTGCACTGGAATTTGCCTTTGATACGTTGGCCCTGGATGAGGTTGTTGCCTTTACCAGCCTCGACAACCGGCGTTCGCAAGCAGTGATGGAAAGGCTGGGCATGCGCCGTGCTGAAAATTTCCAACACCCTGCATTGGCGGTTGGCCATCGGCTGCGCGAACACTGTTTGTACCGCCTTGCCCGAAGTGCATGGCAAAACGCCTGA
- a CDS encoding antibiotic biosynthesis monooxygenase, whose product MYASTFIFKKKQFDARFHELDQAIAEAAKQIPGYLGEEAWENPQSGLLANVYYWESLAALQMLIEHPAHLEAKQAQAAWLDGYEVVISQVLRTYGDGKLDALPTAQVRAKEKAA is encoded by the coding sequence ATGTATGCCTCAACCTTCATTTTCAAAAAAAAGCAGTTTGATGCGCGTTTTCATGAGCTCGATCAAGCCATCGCCGAGGCAGCCAAGCAGATTCCCGGTTATCTGGGCGAAGAGGCTTGGGAAAATCCGCAAAGCGGGCTGCTGGCCAACGTTTATTACTGGGAATCGCTGGCAGCATTGCAGATGCTGATCGAACATCCTGCTCACCTGGAAGCCAAACAGGCCCAGGCGGCATGGCTGGACGGCTACGAGGTGGTGATCTCCCAAGTGCTGCGCACCTATGGCGACGGCAAACTCGATGCTTTGCCGACCGCCCAGGTGCGCGCCAAGGAAAAGGCTGCGTGA
- a CDS encoding antibiotic biosynthesis monooxygenase, translating into MSFFARTPKPPYYAVIFSSRRSPGDDGYAQTAARMVELAGQQPGFLGAESVRGEDGCGITVSYWDSEQSIARWKAQHEHLTAQQEGRQKWYEAFEIRVARVERAYGKQEDSD; encoded by the coding sequence ATGAGTTTTTTTGCCCGCACGCCGAAACCGCCGTACTACGCCGTGATCTTCTCGTCGCGGCGCAGCCCCGGCGACGACGGTTACGCGCAAACCGCCGCGCGGATGGTCGAGCTGGCCGGGCAGCAGCCCGGCTTTCTCGGCGCCGAGAGCGTGCGTGGCGAAGACGGCTGCGGGATCACCGTTTCCTACTGGGATTCGGAACAGAGCATTGCCCGCTGGAAAGCCCAGCACGAACACCTGACCGCCCAGCAAGAAGGCCGGCAGAAGTGGTACGAAGCATTTGAAATCCGCGTCGCGAGGGTGGAGCGCGCCTATGGGAAACAAGAGGATTCGGATTGA
- a CDS encoding cobalt-precorrin-5B (C(1))-methyltransferase, with protein sequence MSSENKVGHASAPEKVRKGDAKRERGNRTGFTTGACSAAAARAATLGLLYSEVPEKVVCRLPNGNDQEFVVIEGCVEEVAGYANAVIVKDAGDDPDATHGAHMTAEVRILKHRAGEIVLKGGPGVGTVTKEGLGLEVGGPAINPVPRRNIIDNVRAAGNELLEHDGLEVTISVPGGEEMAKKTLNARLGILGGISILGTTGIVRPYSTAAFRASVVQAVDVAAKQGQTSVVFTTGGRTEKFAMKQLPELDESCFVQMGDFVKAAFTSAVKRQLPQVYVGAMVGKLTKMCQGLAVTHAWKAEIDRDILADSAREVGAPDDLIEEIRAAETARFAAEKLAALGLTVDFHKQLAKKAIRSLKSEYPGAYHLAVLVCDFEGNFICRVDEEEAQGEEAR encoded by the coding sequence ATGAGTAGCGAAAACAAGGTCGGCCACGCCAGCGCCCCGGAAAAGGTGCGCAAAGGCGATGCCAAGCGCGAACGCGGCAACCGCACCGGCTTTACTACCGGCGCCTGTTCGGCCGCCGCCGCCCGCGCCGCGACCCTCGGCCTGCTTTACAGCGAGGTGCCGGAAAAGGTCGTTTGCCGCCTGCCCAACGGCAACGACCAGGAATTCGTAGTGATCGAAGGTTGCGTCGAGGAGGTTGCCGGCTACGCCAATGCGGTGATCGTCAAGGATGCCGGCGACGACCCGGATGCGACGCACGGCGCGCACATGACCGCCGAGGTGCGGATTCTCAAGCACCGCGCCGGTGAGATCGTGCTCAAGGGCGGCCCCGGTGTCGGCACGGTGACCAAGGAAGGTCTCGGCCTCGAAGTCGGCGGCCCGGCGATCAACCCGGTGCCCCGGCGCAACATCATCGACAACGTGCGCGCTGCCGGTAACGAACTGCTCGAACACGACGGGCTGGAAGTGACCATTTCGGTGCCGGGTGGCGAAGAGATGGCGAAAAAGACGCTGAATGCGCGGCTCGGCATCCTCGGCGGGATTTCGATTCTCGGCACCACCGGCATCGTCCGTCCGTATTCGACGGCGGCTTTCCGCGCCAGCGTCGTCCAGGCCGTCGACGTCGCGGCCAAGCAGGGGCAGACCAGCGTGGTGTTCACCACCGGCGGGCGCACCGAAAAATTTGCGATGAAGCAGCTGCCGGAACTCGACGAATCCTGTTTCGTGCAGATGGGCGACTTCGTCAAGGCCGCCTTCACCAGCGCGGTCAAGCGCCAGCTACCGCAGGTCTACGTCGGCGCGATGGTCGGCAAGCTGACCAAGATGTGCCAGGGCCTGGCCGTGACCCATGCCTGGAAAGCCGAGATCGACCGCGACATTCTGGCCGACTCGGCGCGCGAAGTCGGCGCCCCGGACGATCTGATCGAGGAAATCCGCGCCGCCGAAACCGCGCGTTTCGCCGCCGAAAAACTGGCCGCGCTCGGGTTGACCGTGGATTTCCACAAACAACTGGCGAAAAAGGCGATCCGTAGCCTCAAGAGCGAGTACCCCGGCGCCTACCACCTGGCAGTGCTGGTTTGCGACTTCGAGGGCAATTTCATCTGTCGCGTCGATGAAGAAGAAGCCCAAGGGGAGGAAGCACGGTGA
- the cobI gene encoding precorrin-2 C(20)-methyltransferase, whose product MTEPKRYGKLIGASLGPGDPELITRRAWSALQSGARWLYPVKKAEESSYALSIVERGGLAVPGDAVELVFPMTRDAEILAKAWARAATQTVELLAEGRDLVFLVEGDASTFATFGHLARVVRELVAEVEVETIPGVSSFAAAAATTGVTLAEEDETFAIIPAAYGVEVINHLLDEFDTLALLKVKPLVDEVVELLEQRELLATSVFVEKVGSPDERIVRDVASLKGEKVNYLSLMLVQNPKRERGELRRGCRKRKAAQDGSDTVDA is encoded by the coding sequence ATGACCGAACCCAAACGCTACGGCAAACTGATCGGCGCCTCGCTCGGCCCCGGCGACCCCGAACTGATCACCCGCCGCGCCTGGAGCGCGCTGCAATCCGGCGCCCGCTGGCTGTACCCGGTGAAGAAGGCCGAGGAATCGTCCTATGCGCTGTCGATTGTCGAGCGCGGCGGCCTGGCGGTGCCGGGCGATGCGGTCGAACTGGTGTTTCCGATGACCCGCGACGCCGAGATTCTGGCCAAGGCCTGGGCGCGTGCCGCGACGCAGACCGTCGAACTGCTGGCCGAAGGCCGCGACCTGGTTTTCCTGGTCGAAGGCGATGCCTCGACCTTCGCCACCTTCGGCCATCTCGCCCGCGTTGTCCGCGAGCTGGTGGCTGAGGTTGAAGTCGAAACCATCCCCGGCGTCTCGTCCTTTGCCGCCGCTGCGGCGACGACCGGCGTGACCCTGGCCGAGGAAGACGAAACCTTCGCCATCATCCCGGCCGCCTACGGCGTCGAGGTCATCAACCATCTGCTCGACGAGTTCGACACGCTGGCCCTGCTCAAGGTCAAGCCGCTGGTCGACGAAGTGGTCGAACTGCTCGAACAGCGCGAACTGCTGGCGACCTCGGTCTTCGTCGAGAAGGTCGGCTCGCCGGACGAGCGCATCGTCCGCGACGTGGCCAGCCTCAAGGGCGAAAAGGTCAATTACCTGTCGCTGATGCTGGTGCAGAACCCCAAGCGCGAGCGCGGCGAACTGCGCCGTGGCTGCCGCAAGCGCAAGGCCGCGCAGGACGGCAGCGACACGGTCGACGCCTGA
- the cbiE gene encoding precorrin-6y C5,15-methyltransferase (decarboxylating) subunit CbiE: MSAKVFIIGILDDGWAGLGDTARQALAGAGLIIGVGRTLELVKAQLPAVETRDMDGALTKSPEWIKAARAEGKSVAVLATGDPLCHGIASYLLGKLGRDGVEILPAPSTLQIAFARWQQPWQDVTVASCHSKDAGEWVLGATPEHGLYPLMRAIALNRRVFAFTSPENDPARLARALLTAGYGPDSGDDVTLSVASRLLLPDESVHTALSTVDAANMQFSEPSVVLIERKDLDRGPHFGLDDLDYIQRSPEKGLITKQEARALSLAKLRLKADSIVWDIGAGSGSVGLECARVAAHGHVWAIEKNEGDAANARANAARFRVGNYTLCEGKAPALLNTWPDPDAVFIGGSGGELGELIKLILGRLKPNGRLVMNFVTLENLATATTTLKDLGAGWDVVQLQASRSQPILDMHRMAAQNPVWVVTAAKD, translated from the coding sequence GTGAGCGCCAAGGTATTCATCATCGGCATCCTCGACGACGGCTGGGCCGGGCTGGGCGACACCGCCCGCCAAGCACTGGCCGGGGCCGGGCTGATCATCGGCGTCGGCCGCACGCTGGAGCTGGTCAAAGCGCAGTTGCCGGCGGTCGAGACCCGCGACATGGACGGTGCTTTGACCAAAAGCCCGGAGTGGATCAAGGCCGCGCGAGCCGAAGGGAAATCCGTCGCCGTGCTGGCGACCGGCGACCCGCTCTGCCACGGTATTGCCAGCTACCTGCTGGGCAAGCTTGGGCGCGACGGCGTCGAGATTCTGCCCGCGCCGTCCACCCTGCAGATCGCCTTTGCCCGCTGGCAGCAGCCCTGGCAGGATGTGACCGTCGCTTCCTGCCACAGCAAGGATGCCGGCGAATGGGTGCTCGGCGCGACGCCGGAACACGGCCTTTACCCGCTGATGCGGGCGATTGCGCTGAACCGCCGGGTGTTCGCCTTTACCAGCCCGGAGAACGATCCGGCCCGGCTGGCGCGGGCGCTGCTTACCGCCGGCTACGGGCCAGATTCGGGCGACGACGTGACTCTGTCGGTCGCCAGCCGCCTGCTGCTGCCCGACGAAAGCGTTCACACCGCTCTATCCACGGTCGACGCAGCCAACATGCAATTTTCCGAACCCAGCGTCGTGCTGATCGAACGCAAGGATCTGGATCGCGGTCCGCATTTTGGTCTGGACGATCTCGACTACATCCAGCGTTCGCCGGAAAAAGGCCTGATCACCAAGCAGGAAGCGCGCGCCTTGTCGCTGGCCAAGCTGCGGCTCAAGGCTGACAGCATCGTCTGGGACATCGGCGCCGGCTCCGGCTCGGTCGGTCTTGAATGCGCCCGCGTCGCCGCGCACGGCCATGTCTGGGCGATTGAAAAGAACGAGGGCGACGCCGCCAACGCGCGCGCTAATGCGGCCCGCTTCCGCGTCGGCAACTACACCCTGTGCGAAGGCAAGGCGCCGGCGCTGCTCAACACCTGGCCCGACCCGGACGCAGTGTTCATCGGCGGCTCGGGTGGCGAGCTCGGCGAGCTGATCAAGCTGATCCTCGGCCGGCTGAAACCGAATGGCCGGCTGGTGATGAACTTCGTGACCCTGGAAAACCTGGCCACCGCGACGACCACGCTGAAAGACCTCGGCGCCGGCTGGGACGTGGTGCAGCTGCAGGCCAGCCGCAGCCAGCCGATTCTCGACATGCACCGGATGGCGGCACAGAACCCGGTGTGGGTGGTGACTGCCGCTAAGGATTAA
- a CDS encoding cobalamin biosynthesis central domain-containing protein has translation MKIAVVSITKHGIALAGKVVAALPGAQLFCPEKFRAEGETAVLPHSPGVTHCYEGKVGDQVPALFAAFDGIVAIVSLGAVVRLIAPHLKNKEVDPAVVVIDEAGKFVIPMLSGHLGGANGLAGHLATALGAQAVLTTASDARETIGVDILGRELGWKYQASHDEIVRCSAAMVNDEPVALVQEAGSRDWWTNHANGRKGPLPGNVTQFERLEEVDLDRFAAVLWIAEREMPAELAARLAGRRVVYRPGTTV, from the coding sequence ATGAAAATCGCCGTCGTCTCCATTACCAAGCACGGGATCGCGCTGGCCGGCAAAGTCGTTGCCGCGCTGCCCGGTGCGCAGCTGTTCTGCCCGGAAAAATTCCGTGCCGAAGGCGAAACTGCGGTTTTGCCACACTCGCCCGGCGTCACCCATTGCTACGAAGGCAAGGTCGGCGACCAGGTGCCGGCACTGTTCGCCGCCTTTGACGGCATCGTCGCCATCGTCTCGCTCGGCGCCGTCGTCCGCCTGATCGCGCCGCACCTGAAGAACAAGGAGGTCGACCCGGCAGTGGTGGTCATCGACGAAGCCGGCAAGTTCGTGATCCCGATGCTCTCCGGCCACCTCGGCGGCGCCAACGGGCTCGCCGGCCACCTGGCCACCGCGCTCGGCGCGCAGGCGGTGCTGACCACCGCCTCCGACGCCCGCGAAACCATCGGCGTCGACATCCTCGGCCGCGAACTCGGCTGGAAGTACCAGGCCAGCCACGACGAAATCGTCCGCTGCAGCGCCGCGATGGTGAACGACGAGCCGGTCGCGCTGGTGCAGGAAGCCGGCTCGCGCGACTGGTGGACCAACCACGCCAACGGCCGCAAAGGCCCGCTGCCGGGCAATGTCACGCAGTTCGAGCGGCTCGAAGAGGTCGATCTCGACCGCTTTGCCGCCGTGCTGTGGATCGCCGAACGCGAGATGCCGGCGGAACTGGCGGCCAGGCTCGCCGGGCGGCGGGTGGTGTATCGGCCGGGAACAACGGTGTGA
- a CDS encoding sirohydrochlorin chelatase produces the protein MTNATTILLVGHGSRGREGNKETINFAAQWREQHPDWRIEVCFIEHAEVLLDEGLDRAAKGAKKVIAIPFILNAAGHVKMELPHALEEARARHPGVEFIVTRHLGMGREIFAVLQNQLDRLMKQLAMPDPMTTGVILLGRGSSDAGANGELAKMARWIFEDNDHELVDLAFTGVTWPRLETVVQRQVKLGMMQIAIVPVYLFTGVLIERIKEQVERLQRQYPQVSFALGTHFGFDPGVFSLLDARVGGEQLEGAMLECDGCKYRELAEAEHLHDHSHTALPAGGGCGHAHGHEHGHAHGHDHHQGHEHSHPHHHGCSHKHD, from the coding sequence ATGACTAACGCCACCACCATCCTCCTCGTCGGCCACGGTTCGCGCGGCCGCGAGGGCAACAAGGAAACCATCAATTTCGCCGCGCAGTGGCGCGAACAACACCCGGACTGGCGGATCGAGGTCTGCTTCATCGAGCACGCCGAGGTGCTGCTCGACGAAGGCCTCGACCGTGCCGCCAAGGGCGCGAAGAAGGTGATTGCCATCCCCTTCATCCTGAATGCCGCCGGCCACGTCAAGATGGAATTGCCGCACGCGCTGGAAGAGGCGCGCGCGCGCCATCCCGGCGTCGAGTTCATCGTCACCCGCCACCTCGGCATGGGGCGCGAGATCTTCGCCGTGCTGCAAAACCAGCTTGACCGGCTGATGAAGCAACTGGCGATGCCCGACCCGATGACCACCGGCGTGATCCTGCTCGGGCGCGGTTCCTCGGATGCCGGCGCCAACGGCGAACTGGCCAAGATGGCGCGCTGGATCTTCGAGGACAACGACCACGAGCTGGTCGACCTGGCCTTTACCGGCGTCACCTGGCCGCGCCTGGAAACTGTCGTCCAGCGCCAGGTCAAGCTGGGCATGATGCAGATCGCGATTGTCCCGGTCTATCTGTTTACCGGCGTGCTGATCGAGCGGATCAAGGAGCAGGTCGAGCGCCTGCAGCGCCAGTATCCGCAAGTCAGCTTCGCGCTCGGCACGCATTTCGGTTTCGATCCCGGCGTTTTCTCGCTGCTCGACGCCCGCGTCGGTGGCGAACAGCTGGAGGGCGCGATGCTCGAATGCGACGGCTGCAAATACCGCGAACTGGCCGAGGCCGAGCACCTGCACGACCACAGCCATACCGCGCTGCCGGCCGGCGGTGGCTGCGGCCATGCGCATGGGCACGAGCATGGTCACGCGCACGGCCATGATCATCATCAAGGACACGAGCACAGCCATCCGCATCATCACGGCTGCTCACATAAACACGATTGA